A region from the Panicum hallii strain FIL2 chromosome 1, PHallii_v3.1, whole genome shotgun sequence genome encodes:
- the LOC112896887 gene encoding uncharacterized protein LOC112896887 gives MGPDPEASSPPRPEAAPQKEAAKPAAATEAAAAAPDVEAGSSLAEPAAEGAAAMAEAAVPEAAGAAEITALEAAEAAAPEAATSEGAEAAVLEEEETVVVLGRCLLPSTEVRLGDRINSISARYAEERAKLVLGRELPREEMEQARDREAAALQREKAATWREAEALKRHIAMEEKMLAAADRERTARELAAQAKKASAVVEVEKSALTDLAVAAAKREEWLAAREAEELLDSTARRLQDVEAGIQDLLETEGRAVARGMAEYILTSFQSHDPTV, from the exons ATGGGTCCGGATCCGGAGGCCTCCTCTCCGCCACGACCCGAAGCTGCCCCCCAGAAGGAGGCCGCCAAACCTGCTGCAGCGACAgaggcagcggcagcagctccgGACGTCGAGGCCGGGTCCTCACTAGCTGAGCCAGCAGCTGAAGGGGCTGCTGCCATGGCGGAGGCTGCAGTGCCAGAGGCAGCAGGGGCGGCGGAGATCACTGCTCTGGAggccgcggaggcggcggcaccggaggcagcgACATCGGAGGGAGCAGAGGCGGCGGTACTGGAGGAGGAGGAAACAgtggtggtgctgggaaggtGCCTCCTCCCAAGCACG GAGGTCCGCCTGGGCGACCGCATCAACTCCatctccgcccgctacgccgaggagcgTGCCAAGCTCGTGCTGGGGCGCGAGCTCCCGCGGGAGGAGATGGAGCAGGCCCGCGACCGGGAGGCGGCTGCGCTCCAACGGGAGAAGGCGGCCACGTGGCGGGAAGCGGAAGCCCTTAAGCGGCATATCGCCATGGAGGAGAAGATGTTGGCGGCGGCAGACAGGGAGCGGACCGCCCGAGAGCTGGCGGCTCAGGCCAAGAAGGCGTCGGCAGTGGTCGAGGTGGAAAAGTCCGCCCTCACAGATTTGGCGGTGGCGGCAGCTAAGAGAGAAGAATGGCTGGCCGcccgcgaagcagaggag CtactggactccaccgccaggcggctacagGACGTGGAGGCCGGcatacaggacctcctggagacagagggGCGAGCAGTTGCTCGGGGGATGgctgagtacatcctcaccagctttcAGAGCCATGACCCCACCGTCTAG